The following nucleotide sequence is from Myxococcus stipitatus.
CCACGGCGTCCCTCCTGGGCGGGCTGACGAACACGGTGGTGCTGGCGACGGGCACCTCGGGCTTCGACGTGGCCTACGGCCCGGACGTGACCGACATCCCGCGACACAGCTTGCAGCACGGCCTGGATGCGGGGCAGAACTGGAATCTCGTCGCCGAGGTCACCCGCCGCCACGTGCAGCTGGTGGCGAACCTGGCGAGGACGCTGGCCGCCACGCCCGAGGTCGGCGCGAGCGGCTCGATGCTGGATCACACCGCGATCGTCTTCATGTCCGACAACGGCGAGCAGCACCACTCGACCTCGCGTGAGTGGCCGAAGCTCGTGGTGGGCGGCAACGCGCTGGGCCTGAAGACCGACGGGCGCACGGTCGTGTACCCGAAGTACGACGCGGCCCGGAACCGGCAGGTCTCCAACCTCTTCAACACGCTCGGCCACGCGTTCGGAGACGCGGACTTCAACACCTTCGGGCAGGAGGGCAGCACGCGCATCGCGCCGGGACCGCTGAGCGAGCTGTATGGCTGAGCCGCGAGAGCGGGCAGGGCGGCTGTGATGCAACAGGGAGCGGCGCGGAGCCCTCCGATGGTGGAGGGCCCGCCGCGCCGCTCGGATGCCGCGGGAGCGAGGCCTCGAGTGCAGCGTGTCGTGCAAGGGCAACTGCTGGGACAACGCCGTGGCAGAGAGCTTCTTCTCGACGCCCACTTCGAGACACGCGTGGCGGCGAAGGGGGCGCTGTTCGAGTACATCGAGGCGTTCCACGACCGGAAGCGTCGCCACTCGGCCCTGGGGTACGTCAGCCCAGCTGAGGACGAGCGGATGGCGGCAACGAAGAGGCTGGCGGCGTAGTCATCCTGCCCACCGAACCGGGCCATGCTCACCACCCGCGATGTCGAGCCTGTGAGCCCACGGCTCACACGGAGGATGTGCTCCGGCGGTAGCGCCCCGGGCTCATGCCGGTCCAGCGCTGGAAGGCGCGTCGCAGGGCCCGTGCATCCGAATAGCCCACGCGCCGCGCGATACCCGCGATGTTGAGCGAGTCCTCGGCGAGCAGTCGGCGGGCCTTCTCCAGGCGGACGTCCTCGGTCACTTCGCGGAATGTCCGCCCCTCGGCCTTGAGTCGGCGCTGGAGGCCGCGCGGGCTCATTCCCAGGCGCGCGCACACGGTGGTGAGCGATGGCTCTCCTCGCTCCACCTCCTCTTCCACCTGGGCCTGGAGCCGCTCGCGCCAGCCCACGGAGCGTGTCGCCTCGCGCGCCAGCAGGTCCACATGGCGAAGGAGCAGGGCGTTCAACCCGCCATCCGCATGGCGCAGGGGAAGGGAGAGCATCTCCCGGGGCAGCGTGAGCGTGCAGGACTTCTGACGGAAGGCCAGCCGCGTCGTACCGAAGGCCTCGGCGAGGACGTCCTGCCCACGCGGAGCCGCGTGGGTGAAACCCACCTGGGAGGGAATCAACGGCTGGCCGGTGGCCTCGCGCGCGAAGGTCAGGAGCCGTGCGAGCGTGAATTCCGCCTCCTGCCGTCCAGGTCCAGCAGGGCGATTCGGGCACCGGTAGAGGAGCGTCGCGCGGCTCTCCGACAGCGCGAGATGGAGCTCGGCGCCATCATGCAACAACCGCAAGTGGCGGCTCGCGAGGGCGAGCCCCGCCCCCAGGGTCGCGGCGGTCCGACACAGATACTCGAAGAGGTCGAGCTGGCCGGGCTCGACGGTCGTGGCCAGATGGAGCCCGAAGTGCGGGTCGCCAACAGCCGCGGCGGCGTTCTCCCAGAGCAGGTGTCCACGAGGCAGGGCGATTGGCGTGTGCGCGTCCGTCAGCCGTGTCCGGTCCACCCCGGCATCCCGAGCCAGGGCGTCGGCGTTGGCGCCCTTCGCCGCGACCGTGTCCAGGATGAGCCGGGGCAATCTCGTGGAGACAATGGGGGTGGCCATGGCGATGCCCTCGTCTTCCAGACGCTACGCACAACATGGGGACGGCTCAAGCTCGCGAGATGGCGCGAGAGGTCCCCTCTTCGTCGCGAGCGGTCCCTTCCGCGTCACGGGGCCCGGCGCTACTGACCGGGCATGCGAACTCCTTCGTCAATTCCCCTCGACGCGCGGCTCCGGGAGGCGGCCCCAGGCCGATTCATCGCCCTGAGCGATGGGCAGACACACTACCTGCTGGACGGCCCCGAAGGCGGCTCCGCCGTGGTGTTGATTCCGGGTGCCACGCTGCCGCTGTTCGTCTGGGAGCCCCTTGTCGAGCCGCTCGTGCGCGCGGGCCACCGGGTGCTGCGCTATGACCTGTTTGGCCGAGGGTACTCGGACCGACCGAAGGTGAGGTACGGCCCGGAGCTGTATGAACGGCAGCTCACGGAGCTGCTGGCGGCCCTGGGGCTCCACGCGCCGGTGCACCTGGTGGGGCTCGCCTTCGGCGGGCTGCTGGCGGTGCAGTACGTGGACCGGAATCCCGAGCGCGTCCGCGCGCTGTGTCTCATCGAGCCGGATGGCTTCGGAACGAAGCTGTCGCTCGGGGTCCGGCTCATGCACGTGCCCGTGCTGGGGGAAGCCCTCTTCGCGGTGATGGGCGAGCGGCAGCTGCGAGCCCGGCTGCCGGGCTATTCACGCCGCCCCGAGCTGATTCCGGAGCTCGAGGCCCGCTTCCTGCCCTCCACGCGCATCGAGGGATTCGGCCACGCGCTGCTCTCGACGCTGCGACACATGGCCATCCACACCGCGGCGCCGACCTTCCACCGCGTGGCCGAGCGCCGTGTCCCCACGCTGTTGCTGTGGGGTCGCGACGACAGAATCACGCCCCTCCACATCGCCGAAGAGGTCCACGCGGCCCTGCCCCACGCGGAGCTCCACATCATCGACGACGCCGGGCACCTGCCCCATTACGAGCGCCCCGAGGCAGTGGCCCCATTGCTCACGGAGTTCCTCGCGAAGCCACTGGAGTCGCGACGGTCTCGTTGAGTCCATTCGACCGTTGAGGAGGACCCGCCGTGGCCCCTCACCGCCGATGCGCCGCTGTCAGCCGGAGGCTCGGGAGGCGTGCGACTCAACCGCCAATCCACGGGCGGAGATGGAGCCCGATCCCGACGCTCGCCTCGCCATACCAGCGGCGCCACCGCGGGGAGAAAGGTTGGTCGTAGCCGCCCATGAAGTCGACGAAGAGGAACTTCCGCGGGTTGCCGCTCCCAAATAGGAACCCGGCGGCGGCTCCGGCGCGCGGGCTGAGGTAGCCAAGGGCGCCGTTCCGGGGGCGGCCGATGGAGAGCAGCTCGACGCCGAGGTGCGGTACCAGGAGCAGCTCGAGACGACCGTCGGTGAGCTGGAGCGGCGCGCGACCGTCGACCACCAGTCCCGCGTCGAGCGATGCGAACTCCATCCGGGCACCGACGGTCGCGTAGGGGAGCCCGGCTCCGACCTCGAGCGCGGGGTCTACGGTCGTCGAAGGGCCCGGTGCTCGGACGCTGGTTTGAGCCAACATCGTGCAGCCAGTGAGCTGCGCCGCGGCGAGCATGACGATGTACGAGGCGAACAGCTCCGTGGTCCACCTGGGCGCGCCTTTACCACTCGTTATCTGTGCACGGGGCATTGGGAGCGCCATGGTGACACAGCCGCCCCGCCGATGCGAGGAACTGGTAGCTTTCAATCCATGGCATCCAGGGCCTCCCGTTGTGAGCTTCTCGCGGTAGCCTCGACACTCGCGCTGCTGTTGTCGCCAGTTCCCGCGCTCGCCCAGGGCGTGGCGACGTGTTCCGGCCACTGTGCCGTCCTCCACCATGAGGTCACCGCGGCCGGGACGACGGACGTGCTCGAGCGCAAGGGCGACCCGGATGTGCATGAGTGGTGGTGGCGTCATTCTCCGAGCCATGGGGAGCCCACGCGTCAGTTGCTCGTTCGCGGCGCCTGCGAGAACACGGAGCGCTTCGAGGTTGGTGGCAAGTACTGCTCGGTCGGGCCCCTCTCGCTGCGCTTCGTCTCCTTCGACAGGTACCGGAAATCGAGCCTCGAGCTCTCCACCGCCGACCTCCGAGCGCTCTCCGAGCGTTTGGTGATCAGCCAGGGCGCGGGCGGAGCGGACATCCCATTCCCTCATTTCGACATGGAGTGGCGGTACGAAGACTTTGCCGGAGGCGGTCACCTGTTCGACGCCATCCAGAGCCCCAGGTGCTCCGGGAAGGGACGCGGGGCGCTCGAGAAGGAGAGAGCGTTCCGCGCGATTCCCGCCGTCTCTCTTCCCTCTGGCTTCGTCACCCGTGAATGGAAGACGGTCGATATCGGGGGATGCGGGCTCGCACTGGGCGGTTCGGCCTTTCCTGGCTACCTCCTCGCCGGCATGCGCGACGGCGAGGACGTGCTCTTCCGAGCGGTCCTGTCTCCGCCGGACATGCTCTTCATCGAGGTCACCGGGCTGGGAGCGGGGAGCAACGGGGCCACCGCCAGCCCCGCCGTCGATCGCCTGGAGGTCTGGCAGGCCGAGAAGGACGCCGGAAACGGCGAGATGCCGGCGCACCAATGGCTGATTGGAATTCCGAGCGGCAAGGTCGAGCCGGGGCACGGAGGAACGGCGAAGTCGCCGACCGTAGAGGTCGCCAACAAGCCAGGCCGTGACGGAGGCGCCAGGCTCGCGCTGAAGATCAAGCTTCCGTATGCGCTCGAGGTCGCGCCGTCGCTATCGATTTCGGTCAGCAAGTCCGGCGGACAGCGGCCTCGGTATCTGCTCAGCACCAGCGAGCTCTGCTTCGGACAAGGGGAAACGATCGGGCCCGTGCAGCGCATTCGACCCGACCTGGCCCGGTGTGAGGTGCGCAAAGGCCTGCTCGAGCCGAACCTCCAGCCGGTCCTCGACAGCGCTGAACCGTTCGTCCGCTGGTGAGGCGGCGGTGAACGTCTGACGCTGGCGTCCGGCGCATGCGCCTCCGCGGTACGAAGCCGCCGTCCGGTACCGGCGCGCAAGGCCGAGCCAAGGACCGAGGCGGAGGCGCTTCAGCGTCCGTTACGTCGACGCGCTCTCGGCTGCGTCGACTGCATCGACCTGATGAAGTCCACGAAGGCACGCAGCGGCGTCTGCAGGTGCCGACGACTGGGGTAGTAGAGAAACGGCCCGGAGAAGCTCGGCCACCACGCTTGGAGCACGGGAACCAACTCCCCTCGGTCGATGAAGGGGCGGAGCCAATCCTCGAACAGATAGACGATCCCACTCCCCGCCACGGCGGCATCCACCGCGAGCTCCATGGTGCCACCGAACCCGACGATCAGCTGGCCCTTGGGGTCGACTTTGATCGTCTCTCCGTCTCGTTCGAATTCCCACGGGTGCAGTGGCCCTTTCATGAAGCGCCATCGCAAGCAATCGTGTTCGAGCAATTCATGGGGATGGGTGGGACGACCACGGCGAGAGAGATACTCGGGGGACGCGGCCGCGGCGAACCGCTGCACGCGTGGACCGATGGGAACCGCCACCATGTCCTTTTCGAGCCATTCTTCGTAGCGAATGCCGGCGTCGAAGCCTTCGGCAACCACGTCGATGCTTCGCTCCTCGGCGGTCACCTCGAGGCAGATGTCGGGGTACTTCGCGAGGAAGGGCGGAACGATGCGCGGGAGAACGAGCCGCGCGGCGGCGGTTGGCACGTTGAGCCTCAAACGCCCCGCGGGCCGGTCGCGGAAATCGTTGACCACGTCCAGCGCCGCGCGCACTTCACCGAGCGCTGGGGTGATTCGCTCGAGGAGGCGCGCACCTGCGTCCGTGGGGGTGACGCTGCGGGTGGTGCGATGGAGCAGCCGAACTCCGAGACGGGCTTCCAGTCGGCGAACCGCGTCGCCCAGTCGCGAAGCGCTCGTGCCCGCAACCCGGGCGGCGTTGCGAAAGCCACCCTCACGAGCGACCGTCATGAACGCGGTGAGGTCTGCGAGGTCATCCATGGGCTGTGCAGATTATCGCACAGCCTGTGCTGATTATAGGGAGCCGTCGCGCAGCGGGTTCTTCGTAGGTTTCGTGACGAAGTCGAACCTCGAAGGACCCCATCATGACCGACCCTCACATCACGGACAGCTACCTCCTCGGCTCGCGCACCGTTCGTCGTCTCGGCTACGGAGCCATGCAACTCGCGGGTCCCGGCGTCTTCGGCCCTCCCAGGGATCGCAAGGCCGCCGTCGCCGTGCTGAGAGAAGCCATCGCTCAGGGCGTCAACCATATCGACACCAGCGACATCTACGGTCCCCATGTCACGAACGAGCTCATCCGCGAGGCGCTCCATCCGTACCGCGAGGACCTGGTCATCGCCACGAAGGTCGGCGCGGTGCGAGGCCCGTCTGGGTCGTGGGAGCCCGCCTTCTCCGCCACGGACATCGAGCGCGCGGTTCACGACAACCTTCGCAATCTCGGCTTGGACGTGCTCGACGTCGTGAACCTTCGCGCGATGTTCAGCGCCCATGGCCCAGCGGAGGGCTCCATCGAAGCTCCGCTCACCGCGCTCGCTGAGCTTCAGCGACGTGGGTTGATTCGACACATCGGCTTGAGCAACGTCACGGCCGCGCAGCTCGAGGAGGGACGCAAGCTCACGAAGATCGTGTGCGTGCAGAACCAATACAACCTGACGCACCGTGGTGACGACGCGGTCATCGACGAACTCGCCGCGCTCGGCATCGCGTATGTTCCGTTCTACCCGCTCGGCGGGTTCTCACCACTTCAGTCCAGCGCGCTCGACACCGTGGCCGCCCGGCTCGGGGCCACGCCGATGCAGGTGGCGCTCGCGTGGCTCTTGTACCGCTCACCCAACGTGCTGCTCATTCCCGGCACGTCCTCGCTCGCACACCTCCGGGAGAACCTCGCGAGCGCCTCGATCGTCTTGGGCGCCGAGGAGCTGGCCACGCTGAACGGGCTTTCCGAGCACCCCTGAAGGCCGACGTCTCCTCGAGAGCGTTTGCTCACGTGTGTCCTTCGACGGCACCCGCGCCCGGCCGCCCCGATGCGTGCTCGTGCCCGTCACGACGACCGAGTCCATCGGGTGCTTGCTCGACCCGACGCGGCTGTCCGCAGAAGCCGCGGGTCCACTGGAACGTCAGGCGTCGGGCGTGGGGACGACGGCGGACAGGTTCACCAGGGCGTTGCGCCGGACGCCCTGCCTGGCGAAGTCCTGGACGACGCGAGCGAGGGCCGCGGCCAGGAGGCCGAGCAGGGGCAGGTGGGCACCGCCTTCGCAGGTCGCCTGCCCGACGGTGTCCTCCGCGTCCGGGACGAAGTGCTCGTCCCAGCGCACGAGCCCGAAGGAGCCGTCCGCGCTCACCGCGCCATGGACGAGCGGCTTGCCGGTGGTCCGGGCGAAGTCGCTGAGCACCTGTCGGCTGTCGCGGTTGTCGAAGCAGTCCACGACGAGGTCCGCGCCGCCGCACAGCGCGGCCACGTTGTCGCGGGTGACGCGCACGCCCACCGCCTCCGCCTTC
It contains:
- a CDS encoding aldo/keto reductase family oxidoreductase, with the translated sequence MTDPHITDSYLLGSRTVRRLGYGAMQLAGPGVFGPPRDRKAAVAVLREAIAQGVNHIDTSDIYGPHVTNELIREALHPYREDLVIATKVGAVRGPSGSWEPAFSATDIERAVHDNLRNLGLDVLDVVNLRAMFSAHGPAEGSIEAPLTALAELQRRGLIRHIGLSNVTAAQLEEGRKLTKIVCVQNQYNLTHRGDDAVIDELAALGIAYVPFYPLGGFSPLQSSALDTVAARLGATPMQVALAWLLYRSPNVLLIPGTSSLAHLRENLASASIVLGAEELATLNGLSEHP
- a CDS encoding HesA/MoeB/ThiF family protein gives rise to the protein MRIVFCGVGAIGSHAALLCRNLEATLVFVDFDRVESKNLLAQAYVKPSVGRNKAEALKLQLLNLHGVKAEAVGVRVTRDNVAALCGGADLVVDCFDNRDSRQVLSDFARTTGKPLVHGAVSADGSFGLVRWDEHFVPDAEDTVGQATCEGGAHLPLLGLLAAALARVVQDFARQGVRRNALVNLSAVVPTPDA
- a CDS encoding LysR family transcriptional regulator gives rise to the protein MDDLADLTAFMTVAREGGFRNAARVAGTSASRLGDAVRRLEARLGVRLLHRTTRSVTPTDAGARLLERITPALGEVRAALDVVNDFRDRPAGRLRLNVPTAAARLVLPRIVPPFLAKYPDICLEVTAEERSIDVVAEGFDAGIRYEEWLEKDMVAVPIGPRVQRFAAAASPEYLSRRGRPTHPHELLEHDCLRWRFMKGPLHPWEFERDGETIKVDPKGQLIVGFGGTMELAVDAAVAGSGIVYLFEDWLRPFIDRGELVPVLQAWWPSFSGPFLYYPSRRHLQTPLRAFVDFIRSMQSTQPRARRRNGR
- a CDS encoding alpha/beta fold hydrolase, whose amino-acid sequence is MRTPSSIPLDARLREAAPGRFIALSDGQTHYLLDGPEGGSAVVLIPGATLPLFVWEPLVEPLVRAGHRVLRYDLFGRGYSDRPKVRYGPELYERQLTELLAALGLHAPVHLVGLAFGGLLAVQYVDRNPERVRALCLIEPDGFGTKLSLGVRLMHVPVLGEALFAVMGERQLRARLPGYSRRPELIPELEARFLPSTRIEGFGHALLSTLRHMAIHTAAPTFHRVAERRVPTLLLWGRDDRITPLHIAEEVHAALPHAELHIIDDAGHLPHYERPEAVAPLLTEFLAKPLESRRSR
- a CDS encoding AraC family transcriptional regulator — protein: MATPIVSTRLPRLILDTVAAKGANADALARDAGVDRTRLTDAHTPIALPRGHLLWENAAAAVGDPHFGLHLATTVEPGQLDLFEYLCRTAATLGAGLALASRHLRLLHDGAELHLALSESRATLLYRCPNRPAGPGRQEAEFTLARLLTFAREATGQPLIPSQVGFTHAAPRGQDVLAEAFGTTRLAFRQKSCTLTLPREMLSLPLRHADGGLNALLLRHVDLLAREATRSVGWRERLQAQVEEEVERGEPSLTTVCARLGMSPRGLQRRLKAEGRTFREVTEDVRLEKARRLLAEDSLNIAGIARRVGYSDARALRRAFQRWTGMSPGRYRRSTSSV